One Natrinema halophilum genomic window carries:
- the phoU gene encoding phosphate signaling complex protein PhoU, whose product MARKSYQEKLTELRENVLYMSEVVMERLRMGLDALEQKDVELAHEVIEGDGEINRMYLDLEQDCIDLLALQQPVASDLRFIAASFKIITDLERIADLATNLGEYTIEAEQDLFPDVDVQEMGDLTLDMLEDAMVAYDEEDTEQCRKLANRDDDLDAFAERASEIVVRDLIERELETPDEVELLLQDVSRLLLTIRDLERVGDHTVNIAARTLYMVENDDELIY is encoded by the coding sequence ATGGCCAGAAAATCGTATCAGGAGAAACTCACGGAGCTTCGTGAGAACGTTCTCTACATGAGCGAAGTCGTTATGGAACGACTTCGCATGGGGCTGGACGCCCTGGAGCAAAAAGACGTAGAACTCGCCCACGAAGTGATCGAGGGCGACGGCGAAATTAACCGGATGTACCTCGACTTGGAGCAGGACTGTATCGACCTACTCGCGCTTCAGCAACCGGTCGCGAGCGACCTGCGGTTCATCGCCGCCTCGTTCAAAATCATCACCGACCTCGAGCGAATCGCGGATCTCGCGACTAATCTCGGCGAGTACACGATCGAGGCCGAACAGGACCTGTTCCCGGACGTCGACGTCCAGGAAATGGGCGACCTTACGCTCGATATGTTAGAGGACGCGATGGTCGCGTACGACGAGGAGGACACCGAACAATGTCGAAAGCTCGCGAACCGCGACGACGATCTCGATGCGTTCGCCGAACGTGCCAGCGAGATCGTCGTCCGGGACCTCATCGAGCGCGAACTCGAAACGCCCGACGAGGTGGAACTGTTGCTCCAGGACGTCTCACGGCTTCTGTTGACGATCCGCGACCTCGAGAGAGTCGGCGATCACACCGTCAACATCGCCGCGCGGACGCTGTATATGGTCGAAAACGACGACGAACTTATTTACTAA
- a CDS encoding electron transfer flavoprotein subunit alpha/FixB family protein produces the protein MTTVDPDDHTVDELTEELETIDDANELQAILEAERSGQDRTTALEAVRTRLEEIGADLEGVEDGTETEGEYEETAEDVGDEAGEEEIDEPETDADDGGADEEAEPDEDDGLSHPTRDKRHVRALADGDYADMWVFCETQNGELLEVSREMLGKARELMDEFEADYGDEEDVVAFLMGDDCEELAEECIAYGADIAVYHDDDRLERFLHKPYTEIASHMARGEGTIESTDWRDYDKPRYVLFPATNNGRDLSAKVQAELDSGLASDCSDLFIEENEVSNPVKTGEPGVKKTFEKVLHMKRPDFSGFEYSTILCLDNPGREFHPQGCSVIPGSFEPMEPDHGREGLVVEHDMDLEDDWFRVEITEYDQLEAGIDLTDHDVIICLGRGIADDPTRGMELGLDLVDAFEDAELGITRGIVTSSYQFEGHVEQYSKEERQIGETGQVVAPDLYIAAGVSGAVQHKVGMDESDTIVAINTDTDARIRDFSDYFIEGDLFEVLPRLTEAIESGGMTIEPEAVADGGDE, from the coding sequence ATGACGACAGTAGATCCCGACGACCACACCGTTGACGAACTGACCGAAGAACTCGAAACGATCGACGACGCGAACGAACTGCAGGCGATTCTCGAGGCCGAACGGTCCGGTCAGGATCGGACGACCGCCCTGGAGGCTGTTCGAACCCGACTCGAGGAGATCGGTGCCGACCTCGAAGGGGTCGAGGACGGAACGGAAACGGAAGGCGAGTACGAGGAGACGGCCGAAGACGTCGGTGACGAAGCAGGGGAGGAGGAGATCGACGAACCAGAGACGGACGCCGACGACGGGGGCGCCGACGAGGAAGCCGAACCGGACGAAGACGACGGCCTCTCCCACCCGACCCGCGACAAGAGACACGTCCGAGCGCTCGCTGACGGCGACTACGCGGACATGTGGGTCTTCTGCGAGACCCAGAACGGCGAGTTGCTCGAGGTGTCACGGGAGATGCTCGGGAAAGCTCGCGAGTTGATGGACGAGTTCGAAGCGGACTACGGGGACGAAGAAGACGTCGTCGCATTCCTGATGGGCGACGACTGCGAGGAGCTGGCGGAGGAGTGTATCGCCTACGGAGCGGACATCGCAGTGTACCACGACGACGACAGATTGGAACGGTTCCTGCACAAACCGTATACTGAAATCGCGTCGCATATGGCCCGCGGTGAGGGAACAATCGAGAGCACTGACTGGCGCGACTACGATAAGCCCCGTTACGTCCTGTTTCCAGCGACGAACAACGGGCGGGATCTCTCAGCGAAGGTTCAGGCAGAACTCGACTCTGGACTGGCCTCGGACTGTTCCGACCTCTTTATCGAAGAAAACGAGGTCTCGAACCCGGTCAAGACCGGCGAACCGGGCGTGAAAAAGACGTTCGAGAAGGTCCTGCACATGAAGCGTCCCGATTTTTCCGGGTTCGAATATTCGACGATCCTCTGTCTCGACAACCCCGGACGGGAGTTCCACCCGCAAGGCTGTTCGGTCATTCCGGGCAGCTTCGAGCCGATGGAGCCCGACCACGGCCGTGAGGGACTGGTTGTGGAACACGATATGGATCTCGAAGACGACTGGTTCCGCGTCGAAATAACCGAATACGATCAACTCGAGGCCGGCATCGACCTCACCGACCACGACGTGATCATCTGTCTCGGCCGCGGGATCGCTGACGACCCTACTCGCGGGATGGAACTGGGCCTCGATCTCGTCGATGCCTTCGAGGACGCCGAACTCGGCATCACACGTGGGATCGTCACCTCCTCCTACCAGTTCGAGGGCCACGTCGAGCAGTATTCGAAAGAAGAGCGTCAGATCGGCGAGACCGGCCAGGTCGTGGCGCCCGATCTATACATTGCGGCGGGCGTCTCCGGCGCGGTTCAACACAAGGTCGGAATGGACGAGTCGGACACCATCGTCGCAATCAACACAGACACCGACGCCCGTATCCGGGACTTCAGCGACTACTTCATCGAAGGCGACCTCTTCGAGGTGTTGCCTCGGCTCACCGAAGCCATCGAATCGGGCGGGATGACGATCGAGCCCGAGGCCGTCGCTGACGGGGGTGACGAGTGA
- a CDS encoding glutathione-independent formaldehyde dehydrogenase produces the protein MSIKGVVYHDEHDVSIEKIDEPDLQSPNEAILEITTTAICGSDLRMYEGRAGADEGMVFGHEIMGTIEQVGDGVESLEPGDRVVLPFNVACGFCKNCEEGHYGYCLNVADPPGGAYGYGQMGPYQGGQAEKVRVPYADFNALKLPEGDEHEEDFILLADVFPTGWHGTELADLQPGESIVVFGAGPVGLMAASSAKRKGASEIYVVDRVESRLDLAKEHCDATPINFEAAYPVEGMTDAHGGPVDKGVDAVGYQAIAGDREGDHPYDPKREDPSYVINHLIEAVMAGGKIGIVGLYTSQDPNEPDHVDEQGVLNVELGRAFEKGLSFGTGQCPVKRYNRRLRDMIVSGRAEPSFPISHRVSLEDAPEMYERFDKREEGVTKVLLSP, from the coding sequence ATGTCCATCAAAGGAGTCGTCTACCACGACGAACACGACGTTTCGATAGAGAAAATCGACGAGCCGGACCTGCAGAGTCCCAACGAAGCGATCCTCGAGATAACCACGACCGCGATCTGCGGCTCGGACCTGCGCATGTACGAAGGGCGGGCGGGTGCCGACGAGGGGATGGTATTCGGCCACGAAATAATGGGAACGATCGAGCAGGTCGGCGACGGCGTCGAATCGCTCGAGCCCGGCGATCGAGTCGTCCTTCCCTTCAACGTCGCCTGCGGATTCTGCAAGAACTGCGAAGAGGGCCACTACGGGTACTGTCTGAACGTCGCGGACCCGCCGGGCGGCGCCTACGGGTACGGACAGATGGGGCCGTACCAGGGCGGACAGGCCGAGAAAGTCCGAGTGCCGTACGCTGACTTCAATGCGCTCAAACTGCCCGAGGGCGACGAACACGAGGAGGACTTCATTCTGCTGGCGGACGTTTTTCCGACGGGCTGGCACGGCACCGAACTGGCCGACCTCCAACCCGGCGAGTCGATCGTCGTCTTCGGCGCCGGTCCCGTCGGTCTGATGGCCGCCTCTAGCGCGAAGCGCAAGGGTGCTTCGGAGATATACGTCGTCGACCGCGTCGAGAGTCGTCTCGACCTTGCCAAAGAACACTGCGACGCGACGCCGATCAACTTCGAGGCGGCCTATCCGGTCGAGGGGATGACGGACGCCCACGGTGGTCCAGTCGACAAGGGAGTCGACGCGGTCGGCTACCAGGCGATCGCGGGTGATCGGGAAGGCGACCACCCCTATGACCCCAAACGAGAGGACCCCTCGTACGTGATCAACCACCTGATAGAGGCGGTGATGGCCGGCGGAAAGATCGGCATCGTCGGTCTCTACACCTCGCAAGATCCGAACGAACCCGACCACGTCGACGAGCAAGGCGTTTTGAACGTCGAACTCGGCCGAGCGTTCGAGAAGGGATTGTCGTTCGGCACCGGTCAGTGCCCAGTAAAACGGTACAACCGCCGGCTACGGGATATGATCGTCTCCGGGCGTGCAGAACCGAGCTTTCCGATCTCCCACCGCGTCTCGCTCGAGGATGCTCCCGAGATGTACGAACGCTTCGACAAGCGCGAAGAGGGAGTCACGAAGGTGTTGCTTTCACCGTGA
- a CDS encoding cupredoxin domain-containing protein produces MLKLTGVATSTAFVAGCGGGGGGNGGGGNGGGNGGGGGGGVEIDPGTQIDFSGQTSYWEGLAPSSIEGEQNPTLVLQEGEDYTIGWSEGDGSAHNMQIRDSNDEVIDELTTGQASADPGDGQFFDFTASSDMAVYRCQPHPQMEGEIQMGGGGGGGGNETGGNETGNETGGNETGNETGGNETGGNETGGNETGGNTTE; encoded by the coding sequence ATGCTCAAACTGACAGGTGTCGCGACTTCGACTGCGTTCGTCGCCGGTTGCGGTGGTGGCGGCGGCGGCAACGGTGGCGGCGGCAACGGTGGCGGTAACGGCGGTGGTGGCGGTGGCGGCGTCGAAATCGACCCCGGAACGCAAATCGACTTCAGTGGTCAGACCAGCTACTGGGAAGGTCTCGCACCGTCCTCGATCGAAGGGGAACAGAACCCGACGCTCGTCTTACAGGAAGGGGAAGACTATACCATCGGTTGGTCGGAAGGCGACGGCTCCGCCCACAACATGCAAATCCGTGACTCGAACGATGAAGTCATCGACGAACTCACGACGGGCCAGGCGTCCGCTGACCCGGGTGACGGACAGTTCTTCGATTTCACAGCCAGCAGCGATATGGCCGTTTACCGCTGTCAACCGCACCCGCAGATGGAAGGCGAGATACAAATGGGCGGCGGTGGTGGTGGCGGTGGCAATGAAACCGGCGGCAACGAGACCGGTAATGAAACCGGCGGCAACGAGACCGGCAACGAAACCGGCGGTAACGAGACAGGTGGGAACGAGACAGGTGGGAACGAGACCGGCGGAAACACGACCGAATAG
- the pstB gene encoding phosphate ABC transporter ATP-binding protein PstB: MSNNQMTSSETEPTDDQSAPTPGTDTLTDSTDAGARTITDRTLLEARDLSVYYGDDRALDSVDIEVPEKQVTAVIGPSGCGKSTFLRCINRMNDLVDTARVDGELLFDGKNVYDDDVDPVALRRKIGMVFQSPNPFPKSIRDNVAYGLKVQDKDDNVDEKVHTALERAALLEEVEDQLDSSGLDLSGGQQQRLCIARAIAPDPDVILMDEPASALDPVATSKIEDLIEDLAEEYTVVIVTHNMQQAARISDKTAVFLTGGELVEFDDTSKIFENPEHDRVEDYITGKFG; the protein is encoded by the coding sequence ATGAGTAACAATCAGATGACTTCCTCGGAAACGGAACCGACCGACGACCAATCTGCCCCGACGCCGGGCACAGACACCCTCACTGACAGTACCGACGCCGGCGCGCGAACAATAACGGATCGAACGCTGCTCGAGGCGCGTGACCTAAGCGTCTACTACGGGGACGACCGGGCCCTCGACAGCGTCGACATCGAAGTTCCCGAGAAACAGGTCACGGCAGTCATCGGACCGTCAGGCTGTGGGAAATCGACGTTCCTCCGGTGTATCAACCGAATGAACGACCTCGTAGACACAGCCCGCGTCGACGGCGAACTGCTGTTCGATGGCAAGAACGTCTACGACGACGACGTCGATCCCGTTGCCCTCCGTCGGAAGATCGGGATGGTCTTTCAGTCACCGAACCCGTTCCCGAAATCGATCCGCGACAACGTCGCCTACGGACTCAAAGTCCAGGACAAGGACGACAACGTCGACGAAAAAGTCCACACTGCGCTCGAGCGAGCGGCCTTGCTCGAGGAGGTTGAGGATCAACTCGACTCGAGCGGGCTCGACCTTTCGGGCGGCCAGCAACAGCGGCTGTGTATCGCGCGGGCGATCGCGCCCGATCCGGACGTGATCCTGATGGACGAACCGGCGTCGGCGCTCGACCCCGTGGCAACCTCGAAAATCGAGGACCTCATCGAAGACCTCGCCGAAGAGTACACCGTCGTCATCGTCACGCACAACATGCAGCAGGCGGCTCGGATCTCCGACAAGACGGCGGTGTTTCTCACCGGCGGGGAACTCGTCGAGTTCGACGACACCAGCAAGATCTTCGAGAACCCCGAACACGATCGCGTCGAGGACTACATCACCGGCAAGTTCGGATAA
- a CDS encoding electron transfer flavoprotein subunit beta/FixA family protein, whose product MRSIVLTKGVPDFSEGAVSFDEDGHLERGKTPTVMNPNDAFALEAALQTKIRHGGHVSGMSMGPPGYADVLEGAMKSVYADDSYLLSDRELAASDTWATAITLSAGLEKYQEEVADVDIVFAGFKTADGETGQTGPQTCWAMDWPIVTHVIALEIDPDERMLRAKRLVEGDVDEIETVEASLPCFVVTDPEFEPTYRKASHRLTHKRLRAETEERAEEHDEHLTTWDHVDLNLDPDYIGLDGSPTIVSSVDPIPKAPSEREATMIDPDDGMGEVLEEMQPYAVEVSD is encoded by the coding sequence GGAAAACGCCGACAGTCATGAACCCGAACGACGCGTTCGCGCTGGAGGCCGCGCTGCAGACGAAAATCCGCCACGGCGGCCACGTCAGCGGGATGAGTATGGGTCCACCGGGGTACGCGGACGTCTTGGAAGGTGCGATGAAGTCAGTTTATGCCGACGATAGCTACCTGCTCTCGGACAGAGAACTGGCCGCCTCGGACACGTGGGCGACGGCGATCACACTCAGCGCCGGCCTCGAGAAGTATCAGGAGGAAGTGGCCGACGTCGACATCGTGTTCGCTGGGTTCAAAACGGCTGACGGAGAAACTGGCCAGACCGGCCCGCAGACCTGCTGGGCGATGGATTGGCCGATAGTCACTCACGTCATCGCGCTCGAGATCGATCCCGACGAGCGGATGCTGCGCGCGAAACGCCTCGTGGAGGGAGACGTCGACGAAATCGAGACGGTCGAAGCTTCCTTGCCTTGCTTCGTCGTCACCGATCCCGAGTTCGAGCCGACGTATCGGAAGGCCTCACACCGGCTGACACACAAGCGGCTCAGGGCCGAAACGGAAGAGCGAGCCGAAGAACACGACGAGCACCTGACGACGTGGGACCACGTCGACTTGAACCTCGATCCGGATTATATTGGGCTCGACGGCTCGCCCACGATCGTCTCGTCGGTCGATCCGATTCCCAAAGCCCCGTCCGAACGAGAAGCGACGATGATCGATCCCGACGACGGGATGGGAGAAGTACTCGAGGAGATGCAACCCTATGCTGTGGAGGTGAGTGATTGA
- a CDS encoding FAD-dependent monooxygenase has protein sequence MAAETDDYEHYEAVVVGCGPGGAAAAARLADHGVETLVLERGTEAGSKNVSGGLIYAEDSAPYTIDDLFEGFRDEAAERPVTDYHIHNVAGNSVKTYDLVDLHEHDTDWCDAVLRREMDSWLERRVHEKTSETGGGVLTNVRVNGLLRENGEIVGVTCDELDPIKADLIVGADGVNSELARDAGLMDWEEPDEWFQGVKAVVDMDPDVINDRFDIDSDEGAAHLFSGDLFEDVRGGGFLYTNEDSLSIGTVFHLDSLVEQEANPHELLDALLTHPLLAGWFKNEYHEREYAAKLVPDSKKVAHREPHRDRLVLVGDAAGQMQAQGPIIKGMNHAVTAGALAADAFAVTRGSADPGAAGQRYTQMLEDSGTMDKLRPRRYDLSRTVGENDTVTAAVERVLDSPIGSVAVGNPIANRLLKRAYNSPFLVSMLPDTKTGYVSLPTLIAEEHGRTIQWDNEIEPPSLEQRIGDLTYDTDVGNPHIELRDDSYGASGAAVAACPVSAEDFGGGCYRSETVKTNGSEETLVSLDTQPCVECGTCAIVADTEWEHPRGGKGIEYREG, from the coding sequence ATGGCGGCCGAAACCGACGACTACGAACACTACGAGGCGGTCGTCGTGGGCTGTGGACCCGGCGGGGCCGCGGCGGCGGCGCGGCTGGCAGACCACGGCGTCGAAACGCTCGTCCTCGAGCGGGGTACCGAAGCGGGTTCGAAGAACGTCTCCGGCGGGCTGATATACGCCGAGGACTCCGCTCCCTACACGATCGACGACCTCTTCGAGGGCTTTCGGGATGAGGCCGCGGAACGGCCGGTCACGGATTACCACATCCACAACGTGGCCGGTAATTCGGTGAAGACCTACGATCTCGTCGATCTCCACGAACACGATACCGACTGGTGCGACGCCGTTCTCCGCCGCGAAATGGACTCCTGGCTCGAGCGACGCGTCCACGAAAAGACCAGCGAGACTGGCGGCGGCGTACTGACGAACGTTCGGGTGAACGGTCTCCTCAGGGAAAACGGCGAGATCGTCGGGGTCACCTGTGACGAACTCGATCCGATCAAAGCGGATCTGATCGTCGGTGCTGACGGCGTCAATTCGGAACTTGCCCGCGATGCCGGCCTGATGGACTGGGAGGAACCCGACGAGTGGTTCCAGGGCGTCAAGGCGGTCGTGGACATGGATCCCGACGTCATCAATGACCGGTTCGACATCGATTCCGACGAAGGAGCTGCACACCTGTTCTCGGGTGACCTCTTCGAGGACGTCCGCGGCGGTGGCTTCCTCTACACGAACGAGGACTCACTGTCGATCGGAACCGTGTTCCACCTCGATAGCCTCGTTGAGCAGGAAGCCAACCCCCACGAACTACTCGACGCCTTGTTGACCCACCCCTTGCTCGCGGGCTGGTTCAAAAACGAGTACCACGAGCGCGAGTACGCAGCGAAGCTCGTTCCCGACTCGAAGAAGGTCGCCCACCGCGAGCCACATCGAGACCGACTCGTTCTCGTCGGTGACGCCGCCGGTCAGATGCAAGCGCAGGGTCCGATCATCAAGGGGATGAACCACGCCGTCACCGCTGGCGCGCTTGCGGCCGACGCATTCGCTGTCACCCGTGGAAGTGCCGATCCTGGAGCCGCCGGCCAGCGATACACGCAGATGCTCGAGGACTCGGGGACGATGGACAAGCTTCGGCCCCGGCGCTACGATCTGAGCCGGACCGTCGGCGAAAACGATACCGTAACCGCGGCCGTCGAACGGGTACTCGACTCGCCGATCGGCTCGGTCGCGGTCGGCAATCCGATCGCGAATCGACTGCTAAAGCGTGCGTATAACTCGCCGTTCCTGGTGTCGATGTTGCCCGACACAAAGACTGGCTACGTCTCTCTTCCGACGCTGATCGCAGAGGAACACGGCAGAACGATCCAATGGGACAACGAGATCGAACCGCCGTCCCTCGAGCAACGCATCGGCGACCTGACCTACGACACCGACGTGGGCAATCCACACATCGAGCTCAGAGACGATTCTTACGGGGCGAGCGGCGCGGCTGTCGCTGCCTGTCCGGTTAGCGCGGAGGACTTCGGCGGCGGCTGTTACCGCTCGGAGACGGTCAAGACCAACGGCTCTGAGGAAACGCTAGTCAGCCTCGACACCCAGCCGTGCGTCGAATGTGGCACGTGCGCCATCGTGGCAGACACCGAGTGGGAACACCCCCGCGGCGGCAAGGGCATCGAGTACCGCGAGGGATAA
- a CDS encoding metal-dependent hydrolase — MVADGVHILLSLALVMITFRSRRPEPYFVTALAAAVPDIDVIVFHPLIDLGYVEGALWVHRGLTHSLVGGIVIVGLLSAFGPWRAAAIGFGSHIVLDFMTGGVRLLAPFDAALYGVSYDWMLMNLLTSTFAVTVLLSGMLVAKYEFRAQIPSNPPEPVLEWLQ; from the coding sequence ATGGTAGCCGACGGTGTCCACATCTTGCTTAGTCTGGCACTGGTCATGATCACCTTTCGATCTCGACGACCCGAACCGTACTTCGTCACCGCGCTCGCCGCCGCCGTTCCCGACATCGACGTCATCGTCTTTCACCCGCTGATCGATCTCGGCTATGTAGAAGGCGCCCTGTGGGTTCATCGAGGATTGACGCACTCGCTGGTGGGCGGGATCGTTATCGTCGGTCTTCTCTCCGCGTTCGGACCCTGGCGGGCCGCAGCCATCGGATTCGGCTCGCATATCGTCCTCGATTTCATGACCGGCGGTGTCCGGCTGCTCGCCCCGTTCGATGCGGCGCTGTACGGGGTGTCCTACGACTGGATGCTCATGAACTTGCTGACGTCAACCTTCGCAGTTACCGTCCTTCTCAGCGGCATGCTCGTCGCAAAATACGAATTCAGGGCGCAGATTCCGTCGAATCCGCCGGAACCGGTACTCGAGTGGCTCCAGTAA